In Nonlabens agnitus, the DNA window AAGAAACCAGATCGCTTATATGAGTGTTAGCCACCTTGACGTTTAATTTATTTAGCTCAATTAGTACATCTAAAGTCAATGTTGTGTTAGGCTTGACCATACTTAAAACGATTAATGTGTTTTCTAGGCGTCGTCTCTCTTCAATCATAAGTATCGTACTGTTAATAGCCATTAGATCTAAGATTCCAGCCTTAGTAGGAACAACGATTAGATCAGCAACACTTATTAATTGAGGCAATGAACTTGACAAGTAAGGAGGTGTGTCTATAAAGATAAAGTCGTAACCTAGAGAGCTTATTGAATCCAAATCTGCTGGACTTTCTAATATGTCCATCGTTGTTCTCGTTGATTGCAATTGCATCAAACTGCCTTGGGCATCAAAATCAATAATGGCGACTTTGGCATTATCCGCAAGGTTAAGTGCCAGATTGAAAGTCAGGGTAGATTTACCTACGCCTCCCTTCTGATGTGTGATAAGGATAATATTAGTCTTCATAGAGTTCATTGAGTTTGACGTTGTAGAAAGCTTCAATTTCCTCTTTGGTTTCTTTTTTACCTCGTTCATAGGACTTAGTGTTCATGTGATTAGTGAAATATATCTGTGACACGAGAATTATCAACAGTAATACAGTCGATATAAAATGATAAATACCGTACCATTTCAATCTATCTTGAATGATATTGAAATTCTTAACTAACAGCTGCTTTCTATCATCTGCATTCAGATAAGCGGCTAAACTTTTGCTCAAATGATAGTTTTTCTTAAGCAATTGTTTCATCTCAAGTTGATCTTCCTTTCCTGCGATTAAATGTTGAGAATTCTTATTAGCATTTAATAATGCATTAATCTCTTGAAAATTCACTTTGCATTCTTTCCTTATATCAGCTTGTATATTTTTATCGAATATTCTCAAGTTATTTATTATCCCATTTGAATAACTTTTCAAAAGAATATCTACATTATCCATGATATCATCATTGGTTACACTAGGAACCTGTGCTTGGTGTATTTGAATCTCCTCTATTTTTTTATGAAGAAGATCTATTTTATCTACCATGATGTCTTGGCCTGTTTCTAACTTGTTTTGTTTTGCCATAATTATCGTTTTAATCCTCTTTTACGTTTTTTCTTGTGTCCTAAAGTTTCATCAATGCCACCCTCTGATTCGTCATGCATTATTGGTGAACTAGGAATGAATTGAGACGTAATGGATTCAATAACATCCATGGTTCGTACGTCTGGCATTGACTCTTGAGTTGTTGTTAATTTATTTGAGTTTGTTACCACTGGTGAATTTCTTACATCAGCATTTAAATTATTTCTGATATTTTTTAAAGACATAGATTTATTTACTGAACGACCTTTAAAACTATGTCCAGCTAGTTCAAAACTAAATTCATCCACAATTCCTTGCGGGTTCATCAGTTTTGTCACCTTGATATTCACTTTTGCGAAAGCGTTGATATATTCTTCCTCATTTTTCACTTGAATATTGTTGATTATAAACAAGTGTTGTAAGTAAATGGCCTGACGATATTCTTCTACATTTTTTTGTTGTGGTTGCTGGTCTGTTTCCGACTTCCCTGAGGTTTTCTCATTCTCATTATCTTCATAGGTTGCTCTTCTCTCGTTCGATGTACTCTTATAATTGGATGAAAATGGTGATACAGGTTTCCTTTTTTGAGGTACGGACTCATCGCTGGAAGACTGTTGACTTGAGTTTTTGTATGATAATCCATCAATCGGAGCTTTATTGATTGCTACCTTTGGGATGAAGAAATTACTTTTTATTTTCTCATAAGTCATCGACCTGTGAACTTCTCCACCCTCAAAGCAATGTCCAGCTAACTCATATCTAAATTCATCTATAGATCCATTGTGATTTGAGGCTCTAGTTACTTTGATGTTCGCTTTCGCGAAAGCATTTATATAGTCATCCTCATTGCTAACTTCTAAGTTTTCTACTAGAATTAAATATTGCTGATAAATAGTCTGGAGGCATTCTTCAGAATTTTTATTTCGACCTTTTTGAGAAAGTGCTTCTCTACCTGAGGTGGTTTCGCTTACATAACCATTATCGGTAGTTCGTTTTTCATTCAGTGAATTGTCAGAACTAGGTACAATTGGGTTAGAGATATTTTTCTTGAGACTAACGGTTTTTCCATTATCAACTTTTTGATCTGACTGATTTATCTGTGAGATTTTTGTTGTCGCTGTGTTGCCTGCCAATTCATTAATTGAGAAACTTTTTTCAATGTTTGTCAACGACATTGAACTGTGAATATCACTTCCGTTAAAAGAAAATCCAGACCTTTCAAATTGAAAACCTTTGAAGGATCCATCGGAATTCTGAACTCTAGTAACTTTTACATTTGCTTTCGCGAAAGCGCTTACATATTCATGCTCACAGTTAACCCGTAGTTGATTTGTAATGTGCTGATGTTCTATGTAAATGACTTTACTGCATTCTACAAATCTTTCATCTTGCCTATTGTGATTTACTTCCGTTCGAGTTGGGATTCTTCCTTCTGAATAATCTGCGTCTACTCCTTTTTCAATACTCATGTCCCTAGAACTAGTTCTAAGAATAGGCGTGACATCCTTTCTGTTATCAGCCATATCATCACTGAAAAGTTCATGACTTGGAAAATTTGCCTTTGGAGTTTTTAGTACCCTGTTATTATTGACTGATTCTTTGAGTGAAAGATATTTTATAATGTTTGTTGAAGACATTGAGCTATGTATTGAACTTCCTTTGAAACTAAATCCGGATCGCTCAAATCTATACTCATTGGCCGAGCCGTCCGTACTTAGCTCTTTAGTGACTTTTATATTTACTTTATCAAATGCTTTGATATACTCCTCTTCACTGATAACTGCTGACAGGTTTCTAATATGTAAATTTTGCAAGTAGATAGCATGACGACTTTCTTCCTCATTCACTTTTGATTCGTACTGAATCGATTCTGCACTTCCTTTGGCATGACCCTTTACGTAATCATCTAACTGATCCAAAATTTGTTTTTGATTGGCTTGGGAACCATACTTTCCACCGTCAGTTTTTAAGTTTAGTTTTCTCAGTTCAGATAATTTTATCTCTGGGAAAAGAGACTTAATTAAATTTGTTAGGCTCATAGATCTGTGAACTAAGCTAGCTTTCAAGGATAATCCACCCTTTTCATATCTAAAACCATTCAAATTTCCATTTTTACTTGTGATAGCAACAACATTTATATCTGCTTTTGCGAAAGCGCTAACGTAATGGCTAAATGACTTAGGTTTTACGTGCTCTATTACGTACATATTGTGTGAATGAATCGATTTCCTGTCATGTTTGTATTCATTTCTTAATTTTTCTTCATTGTCTTTTTTAATTTGCTTAGGACGTTCAATGCCATATTTTATATTTAATTGATCAGCTATATCCCCAGCTTTGGATCCTATAAATGAATCATTGAATGCCTTTCCTTGAAAATTGATTCTATTTATATATAAGTGCACGTGGTCGTGATTTTTATCAAAATGTCTAAAAGCTATATGCTGATGATTTTCTAATCTCAACCCCTCTAATAAATCATCTATATATTGTTGCCAATTCTTATTTGTAAACTTTTTTTCAGCTGTAGCTGATCTAGAAAGAACTATGCTAATAGTATTTTTAGGACATGTTGAATTACTAGCTTGAACCACCTTAAACATTTCCGTAGCTTCTTTAGGGTTATCGGCTATCATGTATTTTTGAGAAATAACTGTAGCTTTCTTCTCCTTTTCATTCCATCCGTACTCCATACTTTCAGAAGTATGAGAGATACTTTGTGCTAGCACCATCATTTGAAATTATTTATTATGATCTCCCTGAAATCCTTAATTAGTTCGTCAACTTCTGACGATAATCTCGGATCTTTTTTTCTGAAAAGATTGCTGATATTTTGCCATCGATTCGATTCTATAAACAGTTTTTTCATTAAGGCTA includes these proteins:
- a CDS encoding ParA family protein, whose product is MKTNIILITHQKGGVGKSTLTFNLALNLADNAKVAIIDFDAQGSLMQLQSTRTTMDILESPADLDSISSLGYDFIFIDTPPYLSSSLPQLISVADLIVVPTKAGILDLMAINSTILMIEERRRLENTLIVLSMVKPNTTLTLDVLIELNKLNVKVANTHISDLVSYTRSILCAGLGKDQKAKNQIDDLTREILSELLQL
- a CDS encoding relaxase/mobilization nuclease domain-containing protein, with product MMVLAQSISHTSESMEYGWNEKEKKATVISQKYMIADNPKEATEMFKVVQASNSTCPKNTISIVLSRSATAEKKFTNKNWQQYIDDLLEGLRLENHQHIAFRHFDKNHDHVHLYINRINFQGKAFNDSFIGSKAGDIADQLNIKYGIERPKQIKKDNEEKLRNEYKHDRKSIHSHNMYVIEHVKPKSFSHYVSAFAKADINVVAITSKNGNLNGFRYEKGGLSLKASLVHRSMSLTNLIKSLFPEIKLSELRKLNLKTDGGKYGSQANQKQILDQLDDYVKGHAKGSAESIQYESKVNEEESRHAIYLQNLHIRNLSAVISEEEYIKAFDKVNIKVTKELSTDGSANEYRFERSGFSFKGSSIHSSMSSTNIIKYLSLKESVNNNRVLKTPKANFPSHELFSDDMADNRKDVTPILRTSSRDMSIEKGVDADYSEGRIPTRTEVNHNRQDERFVECSKVIYIEHQHITNQLRVNCEHEYVSAFAKANVKVTRVQNSDGSFKGFQFERSGFSFNGSDIHSSMSLTNIEKSFSINELAGNTATTKISQINQSDQKVDNGKTVSLKKNISNPIVPSSDNSLNEKRTTDNGYVSETTSGREALSQKGRNKNSEECLQTIYQQYLILVENLEVSNEDDYINAFAKANIKVTRASNHNGSIDEFRYELAGHCFEGGEVHRSMTYEKIKSNFFIPKVAINKAPIDGLSYKNSSQQSSSDESVPQKRKPVSPFSSNYKSTSNERRATYEDNENEKTSGKSETDQQPQQKNVEEYRQAIYLQHLFIINNIQVKNEEEYINAFAKVNIKVTKLMNPQGIVDEFSFELAGHSFKGRSVNKSMSLKNIRNNLNADVRNSPVVTNSNKLTTTQESMPDVRTMDVIESITSQFIPSSPIMHDESEGGIDETLGHKKKRKRGLKR